Within Salmo trutta chromosome 30, fSalTru1.1, whole genome shotgun sequence, the genomic segment TGACACCCGTCTCAAAAACGAATGGTTATGACCTTTTAGAAAGGAAGTTTCTACTCCCGACCATGCCGTTTTTCTCGTAAAATGATTAGGCTACCAACTTTACCCACTTCatgtaaaaaataattaaaaactgCTATGGGGTAAACTATATCTACTTGAAAATGAAGTTGAATCTCACCCCCTACTAATGTATTAAGTATAATGAAGAAAAATGTGAGTTCATGGTTATTGTCCAAAATTGTCAGTTACACTATTATACAATTATTGTGCCAGCTCTAATGtagattatttttgttgttgttgcagaggTCACCAGTGGCATTATGGAGAGCAGAGATCCTAAGAGGATGAGAGTGGACAGGGAAGAAAAAGAACGTGGCACTTACACCTCCAAACACCATCTAGTCCAGTCCAGGCCCAACAATAATCTCCACCCCAACTCTTGTGGCAGTCCTAAAAATTCTCCCCAACTTGTGTATTCTTACAATGGTTCCTCACCCCTCTCACACAATAGCACTAACTCTTATCACACACCTGATATTTTGAGGAGACTGCCACCTCCTCTCAATCTCCTCCCCAACACCTCTCCATTCTCCAGCTATGGGGCACCTCAGAGGTCCCCACGCACACCAACGCCTCAGAACCTCAGTCAGGGTCAGAGGGCACCACACCCTCCAGAAGCCCTCAGATCTCCTCATATGgggcccctctctccccctcctccctcctcccctgggACACTGGGGAGGGGAGGGCAGAGTCATCAACATGGTATCATCGTTGGGTCTCCCCTGTCCCCCTCatgttccccctctccctctgtgagTATGAACTGCCCCTCTCCCCGCCAGCGCTCACGCCACCCGTCCGCCTCTTCCGCTAACTCTGAGCAGGGGGTGGGAGGGGTGGTGCTTGGTGGCTACCCCCCCAGAAGGATATCCTCTTCATCCTCACACTCTCCTATACCAGGGGGGTCCCCTATCCTCCATTTCTCAAAATACAAGCTTGAGGATATCTTAGAGCAGTTTAAGAACTCAGGCAACACTAGCACTAATAATCACATCCTTCACCCAAACTCACTGAGCAACCAAAACAATCCTCATATCCTCTCTCTAGCTCTTGAAAAGGTTGGGAGGCCCACAAAGGCACCTGCTTCTGCCTCAGGCATGGAGATCAGTGCTGGTCCTTCTGGTTTGCCTCTTGGACAGTTCTTGAACCACCAGAAGCAACCCCACCCAGCTTCTTTTCCTGCCAGTAGCCTCCTCTCGGCAGCAGCCAAGGCCCAGCTGGCCAGCCAGATGACTCACAACCAGAGCTCCAATTCGCGCAGCATCCTCAGCTCAGCCCTCTCTTTGGAGGTCTCGAGGGAGTCTCAGCAATTGAAGGTAACAAACAGCACTTTACACAACAGCCTTCCCTCAATCGCTAGGCCCCTGCCTGCAGCCTCCCCCCTGCTTTCCTTCTCCCAGCCCCTAGCCTCCAGTCCCCTTCACCTCTCCCGTACGGACCGGACATCCCACAGGAAGCGGCAGCGGCGTTCGCCCACAGTGCTCAGCATGCTGAAGGAGTCCCAGATGACTGGTCCCAGAACCCCCGGCGACGTGCTCAACCTCTCCTCGCACTCTCAACCCTCCTCTACCTCAGCCTCGCCCTACCCCGCCATGTTAGAGAACCACCTCCAGGCCCTAAGGCTCTCAGTCCGGCACTCTGGCACACTCGCAGGGCCCCAGAAGCAGCCTGACGGCGCCCTGGATTTCACAACAATCATGGCAGGGCAACCGGATCCCCCCACCCAGCCTCTCTCCGCTCTGCTTCACCTGCTCAGTGTGCAGAACGCTCAAGCCACTGGAGCCCAGCCCGGCTCTGGACACTGTGCAGGAGGCATGAGGCAGAGCCCCAGGCAGTCTCCTTCACCCTCCCATTTAAACATCAGACCATTCTCCATGCAGTCCCCCACTCATCACAGTACCACACAAGGCCCAtcacagcccctctctccctctcagtcaaAGTCCAGGCGAGGTAATGCACAGTCTCCGTCTCGACCACATACGAGGACCAGTCCCAAACAGAGACGGTCTCCCTCCATGGCCCTGTCCAACGCTCAGTCAGCACAATATCGCAGTAGCCCATCGCCAACCCCACACACCCCTAATAGGCTGTGGCAGGCCCAAAACCAACCTATGGATGCCACCACCATCCAGTCACCCATGGGCCAGGCCTTTCCTGAAGTCAATGAATCAATGGAGATGGAGAGCATGTCAACACTAGGCCCTGGTCTCAACAGCACCTCCACCTCCAACCATAGCAGCAGCGTCCCCAGCTACAGCAGCACCACCTCCCCCAGGCCCCTGGATCTCAGTAACCACATGCTGGCACTGCTGGCAGCCTCTTCCACCACACCTCTTGGGGAGGGGGGCCTGGACAGAACCACCGGCAACAACATTACAGGTGAGGATGAACCTTTTAAAATGTCTCTAACTAGGTGAAATCATGGAATATTGTATTGTCActtacaccagataggtgcagtgaaatgtgttgttttacagggtcagccgtagTAGTATGGCTCCACTGGagaaaattagggttaagtaccttgctcaagggcacatcaacagattgttTTACATTGTTGTcgcaggtattcaaaccagcgacctttcagttactggcccaacgttctaaccgctaggctacctgcagccatggaaaatacacacattttTCATTAGACGTGTTAATAGTTGTTGAGTACTGTCTGTTTTGAAAAATAACCTTCCTCATGCCGTTAATCCTGGTTCTCTCCAATCCTCTCTAGGGGTGCAAGAGCCTCAGAGTGTTGATCATCAGGGCTCCACAGTGACCAAACCCCCAGGAGGCTGCAGCCCCCAGGCCCTGGGGGACTCCACTTGCTCCTTACCCCTGGCTGAAGCCTTCCCCTTCATGAGCCAGGAGCAGCTTCTCCAGCTTCTGTCTGCCACGGCCGGCCTGCCCTCCCTCCTGGACCCCACCATCCTGGGCTCTCTGCCCCTGGGCCTGTGGCTGGGTGGGCAGCAGGGTCACCTCCCCATCTCCAACACACCTCAGCAACACCATCAACTGCCCGatcaacaactactacaacaATCAGAACAACAACTACTTTTACAGCATGAACATCACCAAGAGCAACAGCAGAAACAACACCAGACTGCCCATCTGAACCACAACTTTCCATTTAGCTTATTCCCCTGTCTAATGGGAGGTCAGGGAGAGCTGCCTCTGAATCTCCTGGGCCTGTTGAACCCACTGCTACCCCCTTCTGCTGCCCCTACCCCAGGCCAGGAGTGTGATCTGGGGATGGGGGAGAAACTGGGCCTCCAGGCTCTCCTCATGGCCTCCCTGCTACTAGGCCAGCAGCAGACTGCCATGTTGCCCCTTTCTGGGCTTGGCCAGCTGAGCCTGGACCTCCCCTTCCGGCAGCACATCCCAGCCCTGTTGGACGGTTTGTCTCTGGATAAAGGGTCTGGACTCCTGGACTCGTCATCCCTCCCCGGCCCTGGGCTCCTTGAGGCTCTCCAGGGCCTGCTTCCCCCAGCCGATGGGTCCCTCCAGGCCCTGCAGTCGCTCCTGCTCTCCACCCCCCTGCCTCCCCCGGCCTTCCTCTCCCTCAGCCCTGATCTGCTAACTGCTGCCCTGGGCTCTACTGGCTTCCCGCCTGCCCCCCATCTCCCCCTAACA encodes:
- the LOC115168342 gene encoding methyl-CpG-binding domain protein 5 isoform X3, whose product is MEIWPCGNPNPIKVLQSSFYKMMGGSESGSGDKDGVHTVAIQVPIGWQRRAKEGLVVYVSPSGAVLSSLEEVKSYLLTDGTCKCGLECPLVIHKVFNFSLGVKIQQHSQPVGKAEQDMTKLCNHRRKVVAMAALCRSMQASQLPYVARHTEVTSGIMESRDPKRMRVDREEKERGTYTSKHHLVQSRPNNNLHPNSCGSPKNSPQLVYSYNGSSPLSHNSTNSYHTPDILRRLPPPLNLLPNTSPFSSYGAPQRSPRTPTPQNLSQGQRAPHPPEALRSPHMGPLSPPPPSSPGTLGRGGQSHQHGIIVGSPLSPSCSPSPSVSMNCPSPRQRSRHPSASSANSEQGVGGVVLGGYPPRRISSSSSHSPIPGGSPILHFSKYKLEDILEQFKNSGNTSTNNHILHPNSLSNQNNPHILSLALEKVGRPTKAPASASGMEISAGPSGLPLGQFLNHQKQPHPASFPASSLLSAAAKAQLASQMTHNQSSNSRSILSSALSLEVSRESQQLKPLASSPLHLSRTDRTSHRKRQRRSPTVLSMLKESQMTGPRTPGDVLNLSSHSQPSSTSASPYPAMLENHLQALRLSVRHSGTLAGPQKQPDGALDFTTIMAGQPDPPTQPLSALLHLLSVQNAQATGAQPGSGHCAGGMRQSPRQSPSPSHLNIRPFSMQSPTHHSTTQGPSQPLSPSQSKSRRGNAQSPSRPHTRTSPKQRRSPSMALSNAQSAQYRSSPSPTPHTPNRLWQAQNQPMDATTIQSPMGQAFPEVNESMEMESMSTLGPGLNSTSTSNHSSSVPSYSSTTSPRPLDLSNHMLALLAASSTTPLGEGGLDRTTGNNITGVQEPQSVDHQGSTVTKPPGGCSPQALGDSTCSLPLAEAFPFMSQEQLLQLLSATAGLPSLLDPTILGSLPLGLWLGGQQGHLPISNTPQQHHQLPDQQLLQQSEQQLLLQHEHHQEQQQKQHQTAHLNHNFPFSLFPCLMGGQGELPLNLLGLLNPLLPPSAAPTPGQECDLGMGEKLGLQALLMASLLLGQQQTAMLPLSGLGQLSLDLPFRQHIPALLDGLSLDKGSGLLDSSSLPGPGLLEALQGLLPPADGSLQALQSLLLSTPLPPPAFLSLSPDLLTAALGSTGFPPAPHLPLTQQPQQPPPQVSASGHDGGMATLIPLSVQGKDNPVLHQLLPTLLNPGVLGDLSALTSLHSLLGLGAGPLFLPPVQASALGMPLLQGPDGAINLLNNIQLNMAPPSEGEKPISLQETDSSAPQEDIPANRLTPEAAPSPCPALAPVSQRGEGSVVSVLDPYASFMDTIYTSFLQVSAKEQEAVQSGADAFGALPPSYPEERRSPSALLPQASAPLSLSPRQACTLRNPNLSRLNMEAAHSPAQGTPKPSNDGSTTPPQNKLEFPEGHTNPTLLPIYLEEAKTDSYSQAVSDRQGDRPQAGGYQSPRDGSSCPKEETGGLQHTEQGRNQTAQMGGARRGRKRKQTLQNVLEDFRELDSPALEETKPRVVLLKPERSVRGRRRRGATSQRQ
- the LOC115168342 gene encoding methyl-CpG-binding domain protein 5 isoform X1, which translates into the protein MEIWPCGNPNPIKVLQSSFYKMMGGSESGSGDKDGVHTVAIQVPIGWQRRAKEGLVVYVSPSGAVLSSLEEVKSYLLTDGTCKCGLECPLVIHKVFNFSLGVKIQQHSQPVGKAEQDMTKLCNHRRKVVAMAALCRSMQASQLPYVARHTEVTSGIMESRDPKRMRVDREEKERGTYTSKHHLVQSRPNNNLHPNSCGSPKNSPQLVYSYNGSSPLSHNSTNSYHTPDILRRLPPPLNLLPNTSPFSSYGAPQRSPRTPTPQNLSQGQRAPHPPEALRSPHMGPLSPPPPSSPGTLGRGGQSHQHGIIVGSPLSPSCSPSPSVSMNCPSPRQRSRHPSASSANSEQGVGGVVLGGYPPRRISSSSSHSPIPGGSPILHFSKYKLEDILEQFKNSGNTSTNNHILHPNSLSNQNNPHILSLALEKVGRPTKAPASASGMEISAGPSGLPLGQFLNHQKQPHPASFPASSLLSAAAKAQLASQMTHNQSSNSRSILSSALSLEVSRESQQLKVTNSTLHNSLPSIARPLPAASPLLSFSQPLASSPLHLSRTDRTSHRKRQRRSPTVLSMLKESQMTGPRTPGDVLNLSSHSQPSSTSASPYPAMLENHLQALRLSVRHSGTLAGPQKQPDGALDFTTIMAGQPDPPTQPLSALLHLLSVQNAQATGAQPGSGHCAGGMRQSPRQSPSPSHLNIRPFSMQSPTHHSTTQGPSQPLSPSQSKSRRGNAQSPSRPHTRTSPKQRRSPSMALSNAQSAQYRSSPSPTPHTPNRLWQAQNQPMDATTIQSPMGQAFPEVNESMEMESMSTLGPGLNSTSTSNHSSSVPSYSSTTSPRPLDLSNHMLALLAASSTTPLGEGGLDRTTGNNITGVQEPQSVDHQGSTVTKPPGGCSPQALGDSTCSLPLAEAFPFMSQEQLLQLLSATAGLPSLLDPTILGSLPLGLWLGGQQGHLPISNTPQQHHQLPDQQLLQQSEQQLLLQHEHHQEQQQKQHQTAHLNHNFPFSLFPCLMGGQGELPLNLLGLLNPLLPPSAAPTPGQECDLGMGEKLGLQALLMASLLLGQQQTAMLPLSGLGQLSLDLPFRQHIPALLDGLSLDKGSGLLDSSSLPGPGLLEALQGLLPPADGSLQALQSLLLSTPLPPPAFLSLSPDLLTAALGSTGFPPAPHLPLTQQPQQPPPQVSASGHDGGMATLIPLSVQGKDNPVLHQLLPTLLNPGVLGDLSALTSLHSLLGLGAGPLFLPPVQASALGMPLLQGPDGAINLLNNIQLNMAPPSEGEKPISLQETDSSAPQEDIPANRLTPEAAPSPCPALAPVSQRGEGSVVSVLDPYASFMDTIYTSFLQVSAKEQEAVQSGADAFGALPPSYPEERRSPSALLPQASAPLSLSPRQACTLRNPNLSRLNMEAAHSPAQGTPKPSNDGSTTPPQNKLEFPEGHTNPTLLPIYLEEAKTDSYSQAVSDRQGDRPQAGGYQSPRDGSSCPKEETGGLQHTEQGRNQTAQMGGARRGRKRKQTLQNVLEDFRELDSPALEETKPRVVLLKPERSVRGRRRRGATSQRQ
- the LOC115168342 gene encoding methyl-CpG-binding domain protein 5 isoform X2: MMGGSESGSGDKDGVHTVAIQVPIGWQRRAKEGLVVYVSPSGAVLSSLEEVKSYLLTDGTCKCGLECPLVIHKVFNFSLGVKIQQHSQPVGKAEQDMTKLCNHRRKVVAMAALCRSMQASQLPYVARHTEVTSGIMESRDPKRMRVDREEKERGTYTSKHHLVQSRPNNNLHPNSCGSPKNSPQLVYSYNGSSPLSHNSTNSYHTPDILRRLPPPLNLLPNTSPFSSYGAPQRSPRTPTPQNLSQGQRAPHPPEALRSPHMGPLSPPPPSSPGTLGRGGQSHQHGIIVGSPLSPSCSPSPSVSMNCPSPRQRSRHPSASSANSEQGVGGVVLGGYPPRRISSSSSHSPIPGGSPILHFSKYKLEDILEQFKNSGNTSTNNHILHPNSLSNQNNPHILSLALEKVGRPTKAPASASGMEISAGPSGLPLGQFLNHQKQPHPASFPASSLLSAAAKAQLASQMTHNQSSNSRSILSSALSLEVSRESQQLKVTNSTLHNSLPSIARPLPAASPLLSFSQPLASSPLHLSRTDRTSHRKRQRRSPTVLSMLKESQMTGPRTPGDVLNLSSHSQPSSTSASPYPAMLENHLQALRLSVRHSGTLAGPQKQPDGALDFTTIMAGQPDPPTQPLSALLHLLSVQNAQATGAQPGSGHCAGGMRQSPRQSPSPSHLNIRPFSMQSPTHHSTTQGPSQPLSPSQSKSRRGNAQSPSRPHTRTSPKQRRSPSMALSNAQSAQYRSSPSPTPHTPNRLWQAQNQPMDATTIQSPMGQAFPEVNESMEMESMSTLGPGLNSTSTSNHSSSVPSYSSTTSPRPLDLSNHMLALLAASSTTPLGEGGLDRTTGNNITGVQEPQSVDHQGSTVTKPPGGCSPQALGDSTCSLPLAEAFPFMSQEQLLQLLSATAGLPSLLDPTILGSLPLGLWLGGQQGHLPISNTPQQHHQLPDQQLLQQSEQQLLLQHEHHQEQQQKQHQTAHLNHNFPFSLFPCLMGGQGELPLNLLGLLNPLLPPSAAPTPGQECDLGMGEKLGLQALLMASLLLGQQQTAMLPLSGLGQLSLDLPFRQHIPALLDGLSLDKGSGLLDSSSLPGPGLLEALQGLLPPADGSLQALQSLLLSTPLPPPAFLSLSPDLLTAALGSTGFPPAPHLPLTQQPQQPPPQVSASGHDGGMATLIPLSVQGKDNPVLHQLLPTLLNPGVLGDLSALTSLHSLLGLGAGPLFLPPVQASALGMPLLQGPDGAINLLNNIQLNMAPPSEGEKPISLQETDSSAPQEDIPANRLTPEAAPSPCPALAPVSQRGEGSVVSVLDPYASFMDTIYTSFLQVSAKEQEAVQSGADAFGALPPSYPEERRSPSALLPQASAPLSLSPRQACTLRNPNLSRLNMEAAHSPAQGTPKPSNDGSTTPPQNKLEFPEGHTNPTLLPIYLEEAKTDSYSQAVSDRQGDRPQAGGYQSPRDGSSCPKEETGGLQHTEQGRNQTAQMGGARRGRKRKQTLQNVLEDFRELDSPALEETKPRVVLLKPERSVRGRRRRGATSQRQ